The following are encoded together in the Lathyrus oleraceus cultivar Zhongwan6 chromosome 3, CAAS_Psat_ZW6_1.0, whole genome shotgun sequence genome:
- the LOC127130832 gene encoding uncharacterized protein LOC127130832, with amino-acid sequence MPLSNTSVAVLRQQMDDSNHELANMLTNQMGTVFNPLIQESAETNRQVVNQLTRLCNFLGAPARQMTQMIRPIVPVQMEIWAAEEETVHEGQIIRPLQNQGVESGVTGRNQVIMVNRHQDADQIVDQHRQENLAVENNLTTIVKRIMARNGMGATLQRPLYASPLAEFILQAEAPREMKVPKYTKFGGESVESTI; translated from the coding sequence ATGCCGCTGTCGAACACTTCAGTAGCAGTGTtgagacaacaaatggacgatAGTAACCATGAATTGGCTAACATGTTGACCAACCAGATGGGCACAGTCTTTAATCCACTAATACAAgaatctgctgaaacaaatagGCAAGTGGTGAACCAATTGACACGCTTGTGCAACTTTCTAGGGGCACCGGCTCGACAGATGACGCAAATGATTAGACCGATCGTTCCTGTGCAGATGGAGATATGGGCAGCGGAGGAGGAGACAGTCCACGAAGGACAAATCATCAGACCCCTTCAAAATCAAGGTGTCGAATCAGGAGTCACAGGACGTAACCAGGTGATAATGGTTAACCGACACCAAGATGctgatcaaattgtcgatcaacaTCGACAAGAAAACTTGgcagtggaaaataatttgacaactattgtcaaaaggattatggctagaaaTGGCATGGGTGCTACATTGCAAAGGCCATTATACGCCTCCCCGCTAGCTGAGTTTATCCTCCAAGCCGAGGCGCCCAGGGAGATGAAAGTGCCTAAGTACACTAAATTTGGGGGAGAGTCTGTCGAATCGACAATATAG